A genomic window from Streptomyces sp. HUAS YS2 includes:
- a CDS encoding LysR family transcriptional regulator: MSHKDPDGTPPVGPSGAVPVSDLNLLRTFLAVYRSGSFTAAAGVLGLSQPTVTAQIRSLERQTGRELFARQPRGVAPTAVAHDLAARIASPLDALAATTGHQAAPDEHATPVHLAGPAELLCTRVLPALAPLTADGVRLRVSLGLTDPLLDELRAGRHDLVVATFRPRGRALTAVPLMDEEFVLVAAPDWADRLKDRLAADVPAALQAVPLITYAEDLPIARRYWRHVFGTRLSCPAAVTVPDLRGVLAAVAAGAGFTVLPRYLCEPELASGTLVPLHTPEDPPINTAYLTQRPGRPNNPDVTRVRDTLLTAGRSW, translated from the coding sequence AAGGATCCCGATGGCACGCCCCCGGTGGGGCCTTCCGGCGCGGTGCCCGTTTCGGACCTGAACCTGCTGCGCACGTTCCTGGCGGTGTACCGCTCCGGCTCGTTCACCGCCGCCGCCGGAGTCCTCGGCCTCTCACAGCCCACGGTCACCGCCCAGATCCGCTCCCTGGAGCGCCAGACGGGCCGCGAGCTGTTCGCCCGCCAGCCGCGCGGCGTCGCCCCGACGGCCGTCGCCCACGACCTCGCGGCCCGGATCGCCTCACCTCTCGACGCGCTCGCCGCCACGACGGGACACCAGGCCGCGCCCGACGAGCACGCCACCCCGGTCCACCTGGCCGGCCCCGCCGAACTGCTCTGCACCCGCGTGCTGCCCGCCCTCGCACCGCTGACGGCCGACGGCGTGCGGCTGCGGGTCTCCCTGGGCCTGACCGACCCGCTCCTCGACGAACTGCGCGCCGGCCGCCACGACCTGGTCGTCGCCACGTTCCGCCCGCGCGGCCGAGCCCTGACGGCGGTACCGCTGATGGACGAGGAGTTCGTCCTGGTAGCCGCCCCCGACTGGGCCGACCGCCTCAAGGACAGGCTCGCCGCGGACGTCCCGGCGGCCCTGCAGGCGGTCCCCCTGATCACGTACGCCGAGGACCTCCCCATCGCCCGCCGCTACTGGCGCCACGTCTTCGGCACCCGCCTGTCCTGCCCCGCCGCCGTCACGGTCCCGGACCTCCGCGGCGTCCTCGCGGCGGTCGCCGCGGGCGCCGGCTTCACTGTCCTCCCCCGCTACCTCTGCGAACCGGAACTCGCCTCGGGCACCCTGGTCCCCCTGCACACCCCGGAGGACCCACCCATCAACACCGCCTACCTGACCCAACGCCCCGGCCGCCCGAACAACCCCGACGTCACCCGAGTCCGCGACACCCTGCTCACCGCGGGCCGCTCGTGGTGA